In Eubalaena glacialis isolate mEubGla1 chromosome 4, mEubGla1.1.hap2.+ XY, whole genome shotgun sequence, the genomic window aggcttcagtagttgtgacacacaagctcagtagttgtgggttgtgggcttagttgctccgcggcatgtgggatcttcccggaccagggctcgaacccgtgtcccctgcattggcaggcggattcttaaccactgagccaccagggaagtccgaaactCTTAcatctttacaattttttaatgtgACACAGTATAGGAGAAAGGTCATATATGCCAGGAGTCAGTGAACCTAGAATCTTCCAGGCTCAGCTACAATCAactgtgtgatgttgggcaaaCCATTTACTTATCCCATCAAATCAgcaatttcttcatctctaaaatgaaaaaggaattctAAAATTACATGAGTCTGTGTGATCTATAGTACTGGGGTTTTTTGAGGACAAGCATCAATTTTTATTGtctaaataattagaaaagacCTTACTTGTGATACGTGTATCTGTTGagaaaatacataatgacaaaaagTCATGAATTCTGTAGTagtttaaattgaattttattcttattaatcATAAAAGcaaatcattatcatcatcaccactattTGCTAGGTATTCTTCTAAGTGCAGCTTAGGCATTGAAGGATACCGGATCCTTTTATGTAAAGACTTTTACCCTCTCACAGATCTTTGGTATAATGTAATATCCTAAATACcatcattagatttttttttttaatcactgttatTGGCAGTGTTGTTACTGCAAATTGCTCAACTCCATAAAGCATTGAACTATTCCATCACTGTCTTTTTCTGGAATAAAATCACTACAACTGAGATATGGACATTTGAATAACAATTTTGCTTCAGTTTCACATGAAAATGTAGATGTATCATAAATTCATCCATTTTAGGGGCAGAAAGTCAATGAAGCTGCTTGTGATATTGCCCAGCAAGTGGCTGATGAGGGAGACGCCTTGGTGGCAGGAGGCGTGAGCCAGACACCTTCGTACCTTAGCTGCAAGAGAGAAACTGAAGTCAAAAAAGTCTTCCAGCAACAGTTAGAGGTCTTCATGAGGAAGAACGTGGACTTTTTGATCGCAGAGGTAAACAGATACAATCTAAGATGAGACGAGGACACTTAGGacattttctctgccttttaCTCTCATGAGGACCATGTGGGGTTAGGTACCAGTCATGACTAGTAGCTGTAATATttagttttgaaatgtttttccaaTTTAGGGCTTCAACTAAATGTGATTCGGTTAATGTAACATAGTGTTCTTCAAACCTTTGGACTGTAAGTCGCAGAAATCACCATtctattctgttttaaaaatgttaatgggTCACAACTCAGTTTGAAAAACACCCATCTGGGGATAATTAAGTTAATATGCAGTAGGATAAGTTTTCAAATTATTTGGGAAGAAACAAGATTAAAAGTATCTTGACTTTAACTTATTTCAGTATTTTGAACACGTTGAAGAGGCTGTATGGGCAGTTGAAGCCTTGAAAGCATCTGGGAAACCGGTGGCAGCGACCATGTGCATCGGCCCAGAGGGAGATTTGCACGGCGTGGCCCCTGGCGAGTGTGCAGTGCGTCTGGTTAAAGCAGGTGATGATGAGTTCTGACCAGTTTGCAAttagtgtgtcttttttttttttttttttttggctgtgttgggtcttcgtttctgtgcgagggctttctctagctgtggcaagcgggggccactcttcatcgtggtgcgcgggcctctcactattgcggcctctcttgttgcggagcacaggctccagacgcgcaggctcagtagttgtggcccacgggcctagttgctccgcggcatgtgggatcctcccggaccagggctcgaacccgtgtcccctgcattggcaggcagattctcaaccactgcgccaccagggaagcccctagtgtgtcttttaaatgACATACAAATGCAGGTCCATCTATGAATCACTATATACTACTTTTGTTACAGGAAAACCATTAATTTACTTTCTTAGGAATATCTATAATATCATTATTGAgtcccaaagagaaaaaaaggttaaaaaaaatacatacacacacataccagcCTTTTGAAATGGGCGATTAGACCTACGCTGAAGGTTTAACACCTGGAAATGAGAAGAATTTTAGTAAATCAAAAGGAACATtaggaaaaattatgttttattttaaattatctgaaGTTGAGGTCTTTAGACATTAACAACTTTTAAGTCAGTTGCCCTCTTTGCCAAAGTTTTTCCATTCTCATAAATTACTGGTATGCTTTACTTTTTGTAATTggcataataaatttaaaaatattttgatatgagACACTGAGCacctaatttatctttttatataatttccaTTCCTAATATTGGGTTTCATTTCAATTAGGGAAAATTCACAGACTGTTTTCAAAGCTGCCTCATTTTCAACCTGAGGAATAACACAGTGTCCGTGGAAGAGTCTGACTGACTCTGTGGAACAGAGATTTTGATTGGCTAATTGTTTAATTTCTCATCTTTATCCAACTCTTAATATTTCATGAAAGTTACTTCATACTCAtcactaataataattatttaggtTTAGGAATGACATTGTAGAAtcctaattttttattatacatattaaaaatggGGGGAGAAACCAAATTAATATGTTTCAAAAAGATCAGAGGAGGCCCTCATCATCCCAACTGTTAATTGGCAGGGATTCTTCGCCTGCATCTACTCCTTCCCCTGACAGTCTGTTCAGAGTGAGTGGCCACAGTGCTTGACCTCACTGTACCCTGTTTATATCCTTCACAGAACTCCCCAGTTATCTCATTAGTTTATGTCTTGAATGTCTGGCTCTCTCACTTGATTGTAAAATCCCAGAGGGCAGAGACTATGTCTGCTTGGCTCAGCACTGAGTACCGTGTGCCCAGCACAGCACCCAGCACATGATGGGTCCTTAGTCAATATCCATCTCACCAATCTAGTCCAACTTCCAATGTTAGTTCAACTTCCATGTGCCCTTACATCGTCATCCTTACCCCAAATAATCACTTCCTCCTCTCAGCAGCTGTGTCGCACATTTAGCGTATCCTCAGATGACATTTTCTAATCTGTGAGACTGTTAATAGGGTTCTGCAGTTACACACAGATAGAAAATGCTGTGTTAAGCCAAGTTAAGCAGCCTCTTGACTGCAGAACTTCTCAGAGGCTTTGACGTGTTCGTGTATACTGGCAGTCTCCAAGAAGGGACTACAGTAAATAACTACTGCCCAATTTAATTGATCATAGAACCTTGTTTTCATAGAGCAAACCTTGGGAAGCCCTGTGCTAAATTATAAAATCTTTGGTgtcctttatttatatttctctaaaacCCCTTACAAGGACCTTTATACCTAATAGACATCCAATAAATAGCCAAAATATGATTACTTCATTAATGTAATGATATCTAGCAAGGAAAGAGAAACTGTGGCTGCAGAACAccaggaaggacagaaggaaggaaggaaggaaggaaagaaggaaggaaggaagggaggaagggagggagagagggagggagagagggagggagagagggagggaggaaaagaaagggaaagaaagaaagaaagagaaaagaagaaaaagaaaaaggtagtcAAGATCCAAGTGACCCTGTTCAGTAAGCTGTTGAATATACCAGTCTGGAACCCAGTGGAAAGGTCAGGGTTAGAGAGAGAAGCTTGGGAGAGGTCTGGATATAGATGGTATTGAGAGCCTGGGGCTGAAAAGGAAGTGTAGATGCAGAAGAGAAGATGGCTCAGTGGCATCCTGGGACACTGCAGGATTGAAAGGTTTAGCCTTGAGGAGGGGTCAGCACataacactcaaaaaaaaaagcagccaggGAGGTAGGGGCAACACTCAGAGAGTGGGGGAAGTTCTCAGAAGCCAAGAGAAGGGGAGTATTGATGAAGGAGAGAGTGCCACAAGGTTGAATGCTGCCGAGACGTTGAGTAAGATGAGAAGAGAGAAGCGACTACTAGATTTGGCAAGATTGAGGTCATCGGTGCCCTTAACAAAAACTGATTCAGAGGAATGACGGGGAGTGAGGCCAGATTGGAACAAAAATGAAGAGCAaactgcaggccgaggccactgAGGACTGCTAAGATACCTGCCACTGAACACTGCAGGTCACAGCATGTAGCGTCAGCTCTGCTGCTCCTGGAATCTGGATGTTGGTGCCCCTCTCATTGCGGCCAGAATGAGAGCCTTTCCTTTCCTTGTTCTTGGCATCTCTATATCCCAGCTACAAAATCCTAGGCCACGAGTTCATCAAAAAAGTCCTTTTTGGAggacaacccaagtgtccaactaatgaatggataagcaaaatgtggtacgtacatgcaatgcaatatcattcagccataaaaaggaatgaaattctgacacatgcttcaacagggatgagccttgaaaacattgtactaagtgaaataagccagtcaggaaaggacacatattatatgatttcacttgtatgaAAGTTTCGGAAAAACCTTTTCCTAAATTACATTCTGCTGTTATGCCCAAGAaagttaataatattattaaattggCCTGATAAAAGCAAACATTGATTTATTCCTCAGATGAGTGGTATGGTAACCACAGGTGCCATGGGGCAGCTGGGAGTCGTGAAAAATTATCATGCTTTGCAAATATAATGTCAAAGATTGAAAAAATGACTACTAAAATTTGAAGTTAAAGAACACTCCAATAATGATTTTGTTTTAACGACTACTaaaatttgaagttaaaaaaacctctaataatgattatttttttcaaaaaaagatgGACAGCCAAGTGTGCATAAACGACACTTCAATTATATCTGACTCTTCAAAGCACTGTTCCCAGAAAGCGCTTGCTGCCCGTTACTAATCATTCTTGCCCAAGGGTAAGATAAGTTTGCAGGGACCCAGTGCCATATTTCCAATTCACCATTCCAAATAAAAGCTCCCTGATGAGAGGAGAGTTGGGCCCTCTGGTACCTGGTGAATCCCTAAAGCTCAAATGTTCTTCCCACTTGCAGGAGCTTCCATCGTTGGCGTGAACTGCCATTTTGACCTCACAACTAGCTTACAAACAGTGAAGCTCATGAAAGAAGGCTTGGAGGCTGTGGGACTGAAAGCCCACCTGATGAGTCAGCCCTTGGCCTACCACACTCCGGACTGCGGCAAACAGGGATTTATCGACCTGCCAGAATTCCCCTTTGGTAAGACAGACGTTTTATAAATCATCTCAGGGTCTTTATGTTTGACAAATTCCAAAGAACTCTCTAGCCATAGAGCTTTATCATGTAAAGTAATGGCTGCATATCTCCTCATCTCTTGCCCCCAGCTTCTCTCCTTGCAAcccaaaaacttttaaattagacATTAGGAAAAGACAGGACCGGCAAGCAAAAAAGACCTctgaacttaaatgtaaaatcaaaGGTGAGTCAACACCTAGGTAGACAACCAATTCGTCATACCTGGAGTTGGCAAAAAGGATGCCCTCCTGGGTAGGATCAGCGAAGATTCTGTTTCTGGTTTCAGCTCTGTTGCTAAGTTGCAGAACCTTAGCAAAATTTCTTAGTTCTCCCAGATCTTaattttctcatcagaaaaaatAAGTAGTTTAGACCAGGTTATTGCCGAGAtacttttctcctattctgaatGTTGCTCAGATATTCTAGCAATATCTGAGTTTGGGGGGCAGAGGGAAGTTACCATCATTGGGTTACTGTGTAACAGATTTGAATGAAGAGACCAAGCAGATGAAGGGGGGGGAATACTTGCAGTCTGGGAAGAGGGATAAAGCATGTGTGGGAAGTGGGGGTGAGTTTACCTGGAGAATCAAGCCACGGGTGAGCAGGGCCAGAGCCTGGCCAGCCTCCTATTTCATTCTAAGGTCCTTACCCCATATTCTAGAGGGACCCTGGAAAATAATCAGTCTAGAAGAACCGTGGAAGAAGAACGGCAAGGTATTTGTGGTATTTATGGCTATAGAACAAATTATtgcaaaatttagtggctttaaacaacaaatatttattatatctcAAGTTGCTGTGGGTCATGAATTTGGGAGCAGCTTAGCTCAGAGTCTCTTAATAGGTTGCAATCCAGACTCTAGCAAGGGTTATAGTCATCTGAAGGCCTGATGGGAGCTGGGGGATCTACTTGCAGGCTCTCTCAGTTGGCTGTTGGGAGTCACGGTCAGTTTTTTGCTGTCTGTTGACTGGAGGCCTCAGCTCCTTGGCTCATGGGCCTTTCCACTGTGGTATCTGAGTGTTCTCACAACACGGCAGCTGGGTTGAACGTTCCAGGAGAGAACAAGGCAGAAAACATAATGTCTCTTAcgacctagcctcagaagtcacaaaCCATCCCTTCTGCCGTATTCTATTGGTCTCAAAGACCAGCCTGATATAATACAGGAGGGTCCACACAAGGGTGAGAACATCAGAGGGCAGAGATCATTGGGAATCATCTTGAAGTCCGGCTGTCACAGTATTTAAAATTGGATATGTCAATGCAAAATGGCTAATAGTTTTTAAGAGTTAGGAACTAAATATTGACAACTTATCTAACTCATTTATTGAAAATTACACATTTATTATAGCTGTttgttttgaatatatatttttaaatttaagcagAGTGTCATTTATTACAGGACTGGAGCCCAGAGTTGCAACCAGATGGGATATTCAAAAATACGCCAGAGAGGCCTACAACCTTGGGGTCAGGTACATAGGTGGGTGCTGTGGATTTGAGCCCTACCACATCAGGGCGATTGCAGAGGAGCTGGCCCCGGAAAGGGGATTTTTGCCACCAGCTTCAGAAAAACATGGCAGCTGGGGAAGTGGTTTGGACATGCACACCAAACCCTGGATTAGAGCAAGGTAAGAACCTTAAACTGTATTTGCCAAACCAAACTCATTTAGATTATGAATATGTCCAAATGAGGTCATTACAAAAAGTGCAGCCTATTTGCTGTGTAATGATAAAGAATCAGTTATCCTCTTTAAATTCTCTCACAAAGATGTTTATAACGTAGCTTTATGGAGTGATTTTTGGGGAAAGCTTTAAGAATATAGAATATAAATAATGTAAGTTGCAACGAAATGTGATTTCACACTCTAGGAAAGCACCGTCCATGTGGTGGACACTAACAGTGAATCAGTTGTTAGGATTTAAgtacaacaaatattaattgccTGTTCTGTGCCAAGCACGAACCTTAGAGCTGGGAAGACAGTGGTGAATGAGATAAAAAATGTCTTTACCCACAGAGTTTACATTCCAGTGGGGAAGAGGAACAATAAACAAATAGAGTTTCACATCAGGCGATGTGCAGGGCACTAGGAATATAGAAATGAAAGGCTGTGGTCCCTGGCTAAGAGAATCTCCAGTCTACTGGGGCAAATGGAGAAGAAAGTTGATGTATTATACTGTAGTTAACTGCTTGAGTAGAGGCATGGATAAAAAAGTAACAATGAAGAGAAGAGAATAACTATCTCCACCTCATAGATAATTTAGAAGAAGGGACTTTGGGGCTGGATTTTGAAGAGCTGAGTAGGCTTCCACGGGATAAAGAAGGGGGCGGAGGATGCACCCCAAGCAGAGGGAGCAGTTTCCCTCTGTTCAGCCAACATTAGTTGAGCACAACTATGTCAGACACTGTTGTGGATGCTGAGGGAGCACGCTGGACAAGGCACAGGCCTGTCCCCAAGGAGGTAACAGTCTAGTAGGCAGAGAAATAAACAGCTAAGTTCAAACTGGTATGGTAAGTTAAGGATGAAGATGTGCACAGGTGCTGTGGAGTCTGTACTAGTGGCCCACAGGGGGAAAGGTGGGAAGGTTGGTGAAGAATTTCTTATAGAGCTAACACCAGAGCTGAATTCTGAAGGATGAATTAGGTTGCCAGACAGGAGAACAGCCTAGAGGGAAGCactgagaggtgggaggagaacaAAGGTGCTGATAAACTAGAAGTTTGAGAATATTGGATTCAGAATTTGGTAAAGACACAGGTCAGGAACAGGAGGTAGCCTTTGTTGATGCTCACGAGGTCTAGATGACCTCATCCCAAGGCAATGAGGATCCTGGAGGGTCTCAAGTGGTCTGAGACAAAGTTAGATTTGCAAGTTTTAGTAGCCTCAAGACAGGGAAACCTGTGAGGAAATCTCTGCTGGAAGATACCAAACATGGCGAGGCCTGAACTAGGAGACAAGGGAAATGGAAAGGAGGCAGAGGCGGGATCCTCAGGGTGAGAGGTGCAGAAGCAACACTGGCTTTGGGGAGAGCAGCAAATGTGGGCTCAGCTGGCTCAGGAAGTAGAGTGCCAGAAAGTGAGGATGGAGAGGTAGGGTAATTTGGATAGAAAATGTCCCTATTCTAAACTCTTAGCTTTTGAACCTATGTGtatgtaaaaagaagaaattcaaagtAACTTTAGACCTACAGATtctgaaaaaaagataaatgtgttTCAATGGACACACTCTCCAGCGCCCAAAGACAGCTCTACGGAGGTGTTGTAGCTCAGCGACCTAGAGACGGAAGCTCAGGGAGAAGTCTCCTGCTGTGTGTTTTGTTCCCCCAGGGCCAGGAAGGAATACTGGGAGAATCTTCGGATAGCCTCAGGCAGGCCGTACAACCCTTCTATGTCAAAGCCGGATGCCTGGGGAGTGACCAAAGGAACAGCCGAGCTTATGCAGCAGAAAGAAGCCACGACCGAGCAGCAGCTGAGAGAGCtctttgaaaaacagaagttCAGATCTGCATAATCGCCTCAGCGGAACCCATTTTCAGTGACTTCCTCTATGTTTGGAAGTCTATGTTTGGGCCACAGTtccaaaaataaggaaaagatggTTAAAAGGCAATGCTTCTATGAACCCCAGCCTACATGTAAAGATTGATATTAGCTGAACAAAACAATTACAAATAGTActtgacaatttaaaaaagtatatatttagaacttgaaagcaaaataaataagaagcAAATATTAAACAGGTTTACTAAGCACCCACCATGTACACGGTATTAAGGAAATCACTGTGGCCAAGGAAAAGTAATTTGGACATTAGTCCCACTTCAAGAAGTTTGCAGGCTAGTAAGGAGGATGAGATGTGAGCTGTCATAAATGGCTGAGCAACCAGACGGGGACAGACAAAGTGCTATAGGAAAGTGACTTCCAAGCTCTTCTGAAGATGACCCTTCATAAGAAACACAATTTATATTGATATAATGACCCAGTAAAGTACATGTACAACCATTGAAATAAAATGTGATCCATTCTGGTATTTTTTATTCCATTCCTTTCTGTCCTATTTCATTAATAAAATGCTATGCTGGTTAAGACCCCTCAAATTGATTTTATGACCCATTAATGAGTTTTGACCCACAGATTGAAAAACACTGCTATGGGACACCAGCTATGGGGACTTTGCTATTCCTTTAAGTTTCTTCTTAGAAAATCAGTCCTATGGGACCTGATCAGTAAACATTCAAAGCTCAGAGTTCCAGAGTTGTTCCCTCTCTTTTCTGACCCATTTCTACCACTAAGAAGCATTCAGACCAATGGGGAGGCCAAGAAGGGATTGGTACCCAGgctctctccatctttttctagGCTGGATCCACCTAAATACCTCCCATCAGTAAGACTGGGGAGCAATGGTCTTGTGTTACTTtggtagctttaaaaaatatatataataaagaaaaagagattctCCAAACTCTATTCGGGGTTCCTAGATTGAGAACTATATTTTTACCTGGTAGTATCTACTCTGAAAGCTCAAGCCTGAGAAGTAAGCTCAAGCCTGAAGTAAGAGCATTAGAATAAACATGGTTACTCAATGTATTAGGAAAGAGTTCATGCTTCTTTCTAAACATTCATGGATTGGTATAGCTGTTTGGAAATTCTAATCTCTTCAGCTACTAAAATAAAAGGAGCAATGAGACTTATCTTGGATGTATTTGAATCTTATTTCTGTTCTATAATTTGCTAAGTCTTGTATAAACTCAGTTtctatttaaaaagacacaagcaTGCTAGAATTTTAAAGGAGAAGGCAGCAGtatttaaagggaaaaggaatttccagaatttcttttcaAAGCAGCACGACTCTCAGAGGTTGCATATGGCTGAGGTGAAATAAGAAAAGAGtgaaagtcactttttttttttttaccaattgcTATCTACCATTTCTCACTCTCAAATCAGGTTCAATATTTAATACTTTCATTCATAGGTAATAGATACCTTTATTCAACCTACTACCGTGTAAGATGGATGTCcctttaatattcttttcagaACTTTCATTGCCACGCAAAACACTGTAACCCCTAATTATTCTTAtaccttttgattttaaaaatgtttccctcggaggaggggcaagatggcggaagagtaagacgcggagatcaccttcctccccacagatacatgagaaacacatctacacgtggaactgctcctacagaacacccactgaacgctggcagaagacgtcagacctcccaaaaggcaagaaaatccccacgtacttgggtagggcaaaagaaaaaagaaataacagagacaaaagaatagggacgggacctgcaccagtgggagggagctgtgaaggaggaaaggtttccacacactaggaagccccttcgtgggcagagactgcgggtagcagaggggggaagcttcggagccacggaggagagcgcagccacattggtgcggagggcaaagcggagat contains:
- the BHMT gene encoding betaine--homocysteine S-methyltransferase 1, giving the protein MAPVGGKKAKKGILERLNSGEVVIGDGGFVFALEKRGYVKAGPWTPEAAVEHPEAVRQLHREFLRAGSNVMQTFTFYASEDKLENRGNYVAEKISGQKVNEAACDIAQQVADEGDALVAGGVSQTPSYLSCKRETEVKKVFQQQLEVFMRKNVDFLIAEYFEHVEEAVWAVEALKASGKPVAATMCIGPEGDLHGVAPGECAVRLVKAGASIVGVNCHFDLTTSLQTVKLMKEGLEAVGLKAHLMSQPLAYHTPDCGKQGFIDLPEFPFGLEPRVATRWDIQKYAREAYNLGVRYIGGCCGFEPYHIRAIAEELAPERGFLPPASEKHGSWGSGLDMHTKPWIRARARKEYWENLRIASGRPYNPSMSKPDAWGVTKGTAELMQQKEATTEQQLRELFEKQKFRSA